A genomic stretch from Serratia entomophila includes:
- a CDS encoding alpha/beta hydrolase, with translation MSVLRILVLLAAAANLPALAKPLLHVAAPESGIRWQSCLNSGFQRWFDDAPPPGLRCGYVEAPLVYQTHAGHAPPGNGNESVRLALTLLPATGPKKGSLVVIGGGPGLPGINPQLADDARVARLRKSYDIIGYDPRGVGQSTPKISCQLAENDETPSPNDNDIAGAEQQVRNIIDACIKRTGADVLQHIGTDEAVDDLDAIRHALGEPALTAVAYSYGTKVAALYAERYPKKTRALVLDGVVDLAEDDFTQRMNQERGYQQSFLRFAAYCDKTDSCPLPADANRAMQVYHEMLRKLHDHPFVTQAGYEISADDVLTVTRSLLPWPERWHELATLLHQLDAGIAGQQVSDLIDESYSPDADDALNVITCADVADPGADPQRLRRQRQEINTAAMFAHYLPLHEYPLEMCDLWPYRGKDRPHAPVVSPALPPLLFVAQRYDPATPYRNAQVMASRFKSPLITRERDGHTLVLNGIDRCVDESVVDYLLAPKKPRRDKVCR, from the coding sequence ATGTCAGTACTGCGTATTCTGGTGTTGCTTGCCGCCGCCGCCAATCTGCCCGCCTTAGCCAAACCCTTGCTTCACGTCGCCGCGCCGGAAAGCGGCATCCGCTGGCAATCCTGCCTGAACAGCGGCTTTCAGCGCTGGTTTGACGATGCACCGCCCCCAGGGCTGCGCTGCGGCTACGTCGAGGCGCCGCTGGTTTACCAGACGCATGCCGGGCATGCGCCGCCGGGCAACGGCAATGAAAGCGTGCGGCTGGCGTTGACCCTGTTACCGGCGACCGGGCCGAAGAAAGGCAGCCTGGTGGTGATCGGCGGCGGCCCGGGGTTGCCGGGCATCAATCCGCAGTTGGCCGACGACGCACGGGTGGCCCGGTTGAGAAAATCTTACGACATCATCGGCTACGATCCGCGCGGCGTGGGGCAGTCTACGCCGAAGATCTCTTGCCAACTGGCGGAAAACGACGAAACGCCGTCGCCGAACGACAACGACATAGCCGGCGCGGAGCAGCAGGTGCGCAACATCATCGACGCCTGCATTAAGCGCACCGGCGCCGACGTGTTGCAGCATATCGGCACCGACGAAGCGGTCGACGATCTGGACGCGATCCGCCACGCGCTTGGCGAACCGGCGTTGACCGCCGTGGCCTACTCTTACGGCACCAAAGTGGCGGCGCTGTATGCCGAGCGCTATCCGAAGAAAACCCGCGCGCTGGTGCTGGACGGCGTGGTGGACCTTGCCGAAGACGACTTTACCCAACGGATGAATCAGGAGCGGGGCTACCAGCAAAGCTTCCTGCGTTTTGCCGCCTATTGCGACAAAACCGACAGTTGCCCGCTGCCTGCCGACGCCAATCGGGCGATGCAGGTGTACCATGAGATGCTGCGCAAACTGCACGATCATCCTTTTGTCACCCAGGCCGGTTACGAGATCTCCGCCGACGACGTGCTCACGGTCACCCGTTCGCTGTTGCCGTGGCCGGAGCGTTGGCATGAGCTGGCCACCTTGCTGCATCAGCTCGACGCCGGCATCGCCGGCCAACAGGTTTCCGATCTGATTGACGAGAGCTATTCACCGGATGCCGATGATGCGCTGAACGTTATCACCTGCGCCGACGTCGCCGACCCGGGCGCCGATCCGCAGCGGCTGCGCCGCCAGCGCCAGGAAATCAACACCGCCGCGATGTTCGCTCACTACCTGCCGCTGCATGAATATCCGCTGGAAATGTGCGATCTGTGGCCGTACCGCGGCAAGGACAGGCCGCATGCGCCGGTGGTTTCGCCGGCGCTGCCGCCGCTGTTGTTCGTCGCTCAGCGTTACGATCCGGCCACGCCGTACCGCAATGCGCAGGTGATGGCCAGCAGGTTCAAAAGCCCGTTGATCACCCGCGAACGGGACGGGCATACGCTGGTGCTGAACGGTATCGATCGCTGCGTGGATGAAAGCGTGGTGGATTACCTGCTGGCGCCGAAAAAACCGCGGCGAGATAAGGTTTGCCGCTAA
- a CDS encoding CsbD family protein: MFGKAEDKANEAAGAVEEAFGKATDSPEHQVRGAARKYASQASYAARDAADSVRTQVESNPLAGVAIAAAVGIVFGFLLGRK; the protein is encoded by the coding sequence ATGTTTGGAAAAGCTGAAGACAAAGCCAATGAAGCGGCCGGTGCAGTAGAAGAAGCGTTCGGTAAAGCCACTGACTCGCCGGAGCATCAGGTTCGCGGCGCTGCGCGCAAATATGCCTCGCAGGCCAGCTATGCCGCCCGTGATGCGGCCGACAGCGTAAGAACCCAGGTGGAATCAAATCCGCTGGCCGGCGTGGCCATTGCCGCGGCGGTGGGCATCGTGTTCGGCTTCCTGCTGGGCCGTAAATAA
- the fusA gene encoding elongation factor G, with amino-acid sequence MARTTPIERYRNIGISAHIDAGKTTTTERILFYTGVSHKLGEVHDGAATMDWMAQEQERGITITSAATTCFWSGMQHNYPQHRINIIDTPGHVDFTIEVERSMRVLDGAVMVYDSVGGVQPQSETVWRQANKYKVPRLAFVNKMDRVGADFFRVRKMMIERLKANPVPIVIPIGAEDRFTGVVDLVRMKAILWDEASQGMSFSFEEIPAELRASAQEWRENMIEAAAEASEELMEKYLNQVPLSDEEIVHGLRVRTVAGEIQPMLCGSAFRNKGVQRMLDAVIELMPSPLDVPPMEGHGEHDEIVTRRADDDEKFSALAFKLMTDPFVGQLTFVRVYSGVLAKGSSVYNPVKGKKERIGRIVQMHANDRKDVEELHAGDIAACVGLKDVTTGDTLCDPNAIITLERMVFPEPVIAQAIEPKTKADQEKMGIALQRLSSEDPSFRVRTDEESGQTIIYGMGELHLEIIVDRMRREFGVETTTGKPQVSYRETIRKRVADVEGKFVRQSGGKGQYGHVVLSVEPNEPGKGFEFFDEIKGGVIPGEFIPAVKKGVLEALNNGVLAGYQVVDVKVHLTFGSYHDVDSSEQAFRMAAIFGFKEACRLADPVILEPIMSVEVETPEDYAGNVMGDLSSRRGLVQGMEDIPGGGGKEIHAKVPLSEMFGYSTTLRSMSQGRATYTMEFSHYAEAPRNVAEEIIHHSKR; translated from the coding sequence ATGGCACGCACTACCCCTATTGAACGCTACCGCAATATCGGCATCTCCGCGCATATCGATGCCGGCAAGACCACCACCACCGAGCGGATTCTGTTTTACACCGGGGTCAGTCACAAGCTGGGCGAAGTTCACGACGGCGCGGCGACCATGGACTGGATGGCGCAGGAACAGGAGCGCGGCATCACCATTACTTCGGCGGCCACCACCTGCTTCTGGAGCGGCATGCAGCATAATTATCCGCAGCATCGCATCAACATCATCGACACCCCCGGGCACGTCGACTTCACCATTGAGGTGGAGCGTTCAATGCGCGTGCTGGACGGCGCGGTGATGGTGTATGACTCGGTCGGCGGCGTGCAGCCGCAGTCAGAAACCGTGTGGCGCCAGGCCAACAAATACAAAGTGCCCCGCCTGGCGTTCGTCAACAAGATGGACCGCGTCGGCGCCGATTTCTTTCGCGTGCGTAAAATGATGATCGAGCGGCTGAAAGCCAACCCGGTGCCGATCGTCATCCCGATTGGCGCCGAAGACCGCTTCACCGGCGTGGTGGACCTGGTGCGCATGAAGGCCATCCTGTGGGACGAAGCCTCGCAGGGCATGAGCTTCAGCTTTGAAGAAATCCCGGCCGAGCTGCGCGCCTCGGCGCAGGAGTGGCGCGAGAACATGATCGAGGCCGCCGCCGAAGCCTCTGAAGAGCTGATGGAAAAATACCTCAACCAGGTGCCGCTGAGCGATGAAGAGATCGTCCACGGCCTGCGGGTGCGCACCGTGGCCGGCGAAATTCAGCCGATGCTGTGCGGCTCGGCGTTCCGCAACAAGGGCGTGCAGCGCATGCTCGATGCGGTGATCGAGCTGATGCCCTCGCCGCTCGACGTGCCGCCGATGGAAGGCCACGGCGAACATGATGAGATTGTCACCCGCAGAGCCGACGACGATGAAAAATTCTCGGCGCTGGCGTTCAAACTGATGACCGACCCCTTCGTCGGCCAGTTGACCTTCGTGCGCGTTTACTCCGGGGTGCTGGCCAAGGGCAGCAGCGTCTATAACCCGGTCAAAGGCAAAAAAGAGCGCATCGGGCGCATCGTGCAGATGCACGCCAACGACCGCAAGGACGTCGAAGAGCTACACGCCGGCGATATCGCCGCCTGCGTCGGGCTGAAGGACGTTACCACCGGCGACACGCTCTGCGATCCCAACGCCATCATCACCCTGGAACGCATGGTGTTTCCGGAGCCGGTGATCGCCCAGGCGATCGAGCCGAAAACCAAGGCCGATCAGGAGAAAATGGGCATTGCGCTGCAGCGTCTCTCTTCGGAGGATCCGTCGTTCCGGGTGCGCACCGACGAAGAATCCGGCCAGACCATCATTTACGGTATGGGTGAGCTGCACCTGGAAATTATCGTCGACCGCATGCGCCGCGAATTTGGCGTGGAAACCACCACCGGCAAACCGCAGGTCTCCTACCGGGAAACCATCCGCAAGCGGGTGGCCGACGTGGAGGGCAAATTTGTGCGTCAGTCCGGCGGCAAAGGCCAGTACGGCCACGTGGTGCTCAGCGTCGAACCGAACGAGCCGGGTAAAGGCTTTGAGTTTTTCGATGAGATCAAGGGCGGCGTGATCCCGGGCGAGTTTATTCCGGCGGTGAAAAAAGGCGTGCTGGAAGCGCTGAACAACGGCGTGCTGGCCGGTTATCAGGTGGTGGACGTGAAGGTGCATCTGACCTTCGGTTCCTACCACGACGTCGACTCCTCAGAGCAGGCATTCCGCATGGCGGCGATCTTCGGCTTCAAAGAGGCTTGCCGGCTGGCGGATCCGGTGATCCTCGAGCCGATAATGTCGGTGGAGGTCGAAACGCCGGAAGACTACGCCGGCAACGTGATGGGCGATTTGTCCTCGCGCCGCGGGCTGGTGCAAGGAATGGAAGACATCCCGGGCGGCGGCGGTAAGGAAATCCACGCCAAGGTGCCGCTGTCCGAGATGTTCGGTTACTCGACCACCCTGCGCTCGATGTCGCAGGGCCGCGCCACCTACACCATGGAATTCAGCCACTATGCCGAAGCGCCGCGCAACGTGGCCGAAGAGATCATTCACCACAGCAAGCGTTAA
- a CDS encoding DMT family transporter, with the protein MFIGVLFALAAGLMWGLIFVGPLLVPDYPAALQSTGRYLAFGLIALPLAWFDRRRLRRLLRKDWLEALKLTAIGNLLYYLCLASAIQRTGAPVSTMIIGTLPVVISITANLFYGRHDGRLAWRKLAPALVLIGCGLACVNVAELRGNEAPLDGWRYLSGLGLALLAVACWTWFPLRNSRWLRENPTQRPATWATAQGVVTLPLALLGYLLVCGQLAITQPAFTLPFGPRPAVFISLMLIIGVFCSWLGALCWNEASQRLPTVLVGPLIVFEILAGLAYTFILRQAWPPLLTLCGIACLIVGVVYAMRIKPQPAAEGE; encoded by the coding sequence ATGTTTATTGGCGTGTTGTTTGCCCTGGCGGCCGGGCTGATGTGGGGGCTGATCTTCGTCGGCCCGCTGTTGGTGCCGGATTATCCCGCCGCGTTGCAGTCCACCGGGCGTTATCTGGCCTTTGGGCTGATTGCCTTGCCGTTGGCCTGGTTTGATCGCCGCCGTTTGCGGCGACTGCTGCGCAAAGACTGGCTGGAGGCGCTCAAGCTGACCGCCATCGGCAACCTGCTGTACTACCTGTGCCTGGCCAGCGCCATTCAACGCACCGGCGCGCCGGTATCAACCATGATCATCGGCACCTTGCCGGTGGTGATTTCCATTACCGCCAATCTGTTTTATGGCCGGCACGACGGGCGCCTGGCGTGGCGCAAGCTGGCGCCGGCGCTGGTACTGATCGGCTGCGGCCTGGCGTGCGTTAACGTCGCCGAGCTGCGGGGCAACGAGGCGCCCCTCGACGGCTGGCGCTATCTCAGCGGCCTGGGGCTGGCGCTGCTGGCGGTGGCCTGCTGGACCTGGTTCCCGCTGCGCAACTCCCGCTGGCTGCGTGAAAACCCGACGCAGCGGCCCGCCACCTGGGCCACGGCGCAGGGGGTAGTGACCCTGCCGCTGGCGCTGCTAGGCTATCTGCTGGTATGCGGCCAACTGGCCATCACCCAGCCTGCGTTCACATTGCCGTTCGGGCCGCGGCCGGCGGTGTTTATCTCGCTGATGCTGATCATTGGCGTGTTCTGCTCCTGGCTGGGCGCGCTGTGCTGGAACGAGGCCAGCCAGCGTTTGCCGACGGTGCTGGTAGGGCCGCTGATCGTGTTCGAAATTCTGGCGGGGTTGGCCTATACCTTCATATTGCGCCAGGCTTGGCCGCCGTTGTTGACGCTGTGCGGCATCGCCTGTTTGATTGTCGGGGTGGTTTACGCCATGCGCATTAAGCCGCAGCCGGCGGCGGAAGGCGAATAA
- a CDS encoding AraC family transcriptional regulator yields MKGVPEQFPFEKDCAQFRHLPHLPGVELYQAHIERYAFEPHTHDAFAIGTVNSGAERFRYRGAQHLAAPGSLVLMNPDELHTGEAETPGGWRYRMLYLAPEALEQLSGERGQWFTDAVREDPLAAQRLSAILAGLWRENDPLAIDGLLLEAVGLLRPHIRVAHAEKAEAAHRFERVKQYLHDNFSEAITLNQLAALVSLSPYHFLRKFKAEYHVSPHQMLMAVRLSQAKRMLERGLPAAQVAAAAGLTDQAHLTRAFANRYGVTPVRFQKQVKLG; encoded by the coding sequence GTGAAGGGAGTTCCAGAACAGTTTCCGTTTGAAAAGGACTGCGCGCAGTTTCGGCATTTGCCCCACTTGCCGGGGGTAGAACTTTACCAGGCGCATATCGAACGCTATGCCTTTGAGCCGCACACCCATGACGCCTTCGCCATCGGCACCGTGAACAGCGGGGCGGAGCGTTTTCGTTATCGCGGCGCGCAACACCTGGCGGCGCCGGGGTCTTTGGTATTGATGAACCCCGACGAGCTGCACACCGGCGAGGCGGAGACCCCCGGCGGCTGGCGCTATCGCATGCTGTATCTGGCGCCCGAGGCGCTGGAACAGCTTTCCGGCGAGCGGGGGCAGTGGTTCACCGACGCGGTGCGCGAGGATCCTCTGGCGGCGCAGCGCTTGTCCGCCATTCTCGCCGGGCTGTGGCGGGAAAACGATCCGCTGGCCATCGACGGCCTGTTGCTGGAGGCGGTCGGGCTGTTGCGCCCGCATATCCGCGTGGCGCACGCGGAGAAGGCTGAGGCGGCGCACCGCTTTGAGAGGGTTAAACAGTATCTGCACGATAACTTCTCCGAAGCCATCACGCTCAATCAGCTGGCTGCGCTGGTGTCGCTCAGCCCCTATCATTTTCTGCGCAAGTTCAAAGCCGAATACCACGTATCGCCGCATCAGATGTTGATGGCCGTGCGCCTGTCGCAGGCCAAACGCATGCTGGAGCGCGGTCTGCCTGCGGCGCAGGTGGCGGCGGCGGCGGGGTTGACCGACCAGGCGCACCTGACGCGCGCCTTCGCCAACCGTTACGGCGTCACGCCGGTCCGCTTTCAAAAGCAGGTTAAATTGGGCTAA
- a CDS encoding NAD-dependent succinate-semialdehyde dehydrogenase gives MYPDTQLYIDGQWRNALAGKTIPVTNPATDEVIGQVAHAAHADLDLALAATERGFHLWRDTSAYQRAILMRKAAALLRERAGSIAAIMSQEQGKPVAQAKVEILNSADVIDWFAGEASRTYGQIIPSRARDVQQQTLKLPVGPVAAFTPWNFPINQIVRKLSAALAAGCSIIVKGPEETPASPAELIRAFADAGVPAGVIALVYGTPAEISEYLIPHPTIRKISFTGSTRVGKHLAALAGQHMKKATMELGGHAPVLIFDDADLDAAAKELAQAKFRNAGQVCIAPTRFLIQQGVYEAFVEKFTAAVREIKLGNGQEEGVTMGPMVLGRSVDAIEGFVKDAIAQGAKACTGGKRVAGKGNFFEPTVLRDVPLSARAMSEEPFGPVALLRPFAGYEEAIAEANRLPYGLAAYAYSRSVATVNALGRDVESGMLSINHIGFGLPETPFGGVKDSGHGTEGGSEAIESYLETRFVTVAGR, from the coding sequence ATGTACCCGGATACTCAACTGTATATCGATGGACAATGGCGCAACGCGCTGGCCGGCAAAACCATCCCGGTCACCAACCCCGCTACCGATGAAGTGATTGGCCAGGTGGCCCACGCCGCCCACGCCGATCTCGATCTGGCGCTGGCCGCCACCGAGCGCGGTTTCCACCTCTGGCGCGACACTTCCGCCTATCAGCGCGCCATCCTGATGCGCAAAGCCGCCGCGCTGTTGCGCGAGCGCGCCGGATCCATCGCGGCGATCATGTCGCAGGAACAGGGCAAACCTGTGGCGCAGGCCAAGGTCGAAATTCTCAACTCCGCCGACGTGATCGACTGGTTCGCCGGCGAAGCCAGCCGCACCTACGGCCAGATAATCCCCTCCCGCGCCCGCGACGTGCAGCAGCAAACCCTGAAGCTGCCGGTAGGCCCGGTAGCCGCGTTCACGCCGTGGAATTTCCCGATCAACCAGATCGTGCGCAAGCTGTCCGCCGCGCTGGCAGCCGGCTGCTCCATCATCGTCAAAGGCCCGGAAGAGACGCCCGCTTCCCCGGCGGAGCTGATCCGCGCCTTCGCCGACGCAGGCGTTCCGGCCGGCGTGATTGCGCTGGTGTACGGCACTCCGGCGGAAATTTCAGAATATTTGATCCCGCATCCGACCATCCGCAAGATCTCCTTCACCGGCTCCACCCGGGTGGGCAAGCACTTGGCGGCGCTGGCCGGCCAGCATATGAAAAAGGCCACCATGGAGCTGGGCGGGCACGCGCCGGTGTTAATTTTTGACGACGCCGATCTGGACGCCGCCGCCAAAGAACTGGCGCAGGCCAAGTTCCGCAACGCCGGCCAGGTGTGCATCGCTCCGACCCGCTTTCTGATCCAGCAAGGCGTCTATGAAGCCTTTGTGGAGAAGTTCACCGCGGCGGTGCGCGAAATCAAGCTCGGTAACGGGCAGGAAGAAGGCGTCACCATGGGCCCTATGGTATTGGGCCGCAGCGTTGACGCCATCGAAGGCTTCGTGAAGGACGCGATTGCCCAAGGGGCGAAAGCCTGCACCGGCGGCAAACGCGTGGCCGGTAAAGGCAACTTCTTTGAACCGACGGTGCTGCGCGACGTCCCGCTGAGCGCGCGCGCCATGTCGGAAGAGCCCTTTGGCCCGGTCGCTCTGCTGCGGCCTTTCGCCGGCTATGAGGAGGCCATCGCCGAAGCCAACCGTCTGCCGTACGGCCTGGCGGCCTATGCCTACAGCCGCAGCGTCGCTACCGTCAACGCCCTGGGCCGCGACGTGGAAAGCGGTATGCTGAGCATCAACCATATCGGTTTCGGCCTGCCGGAAACGCCGTTTGGCGGGGTGAAAGACTCCGGCCACGGCACCGAAGGCGGCAGCGAAGCGATCGAGTCCTATCTGGAAACCCGCTTTGTGACCGTCGCCGGCCGCTAA
- a CDS encoding alpha/beta hydrolase — protein sequence MPLDAQIARLLAQTAGAAAPASLAALRANTDIGLRALQGEMPASGGVRDWAAIADDGYRIRIRAYSPVGAAGGAQPAMLFAHGGGWCLGSLALYDQPCQALANAAGRVVLSVDYRLAPEHPFPRPLEDVYQALCWVAEQAASLGIDAARLAIGGDSAGGNLAAAAALLARDRGGPRIEHQLLLYPALSREMATASYREFAEGYFLTREAMVFCWQNYLGARRDPLAEPLHAACLAGLPPAIIASCEYDPLRDEAERYAQRLREAGVAVRCERLAGMVHACMHMLGVTPAARQLFALAD from the coding sequence ATGCCGCTTGATGCACAGATAGCCCGCCTGCTGGCGCAAACGGCGGGGGCCGCCGCCCCGGCGTCGCTGGCGGCGTTGCGCGCCAATACCGACATTGGCCTGCGCGCCTTGCAGGGCGAAATGCCGGCCAGCGGCGGCGTGCGGGACTGGGCGGCCATCGCCGACGACGGTTATCGCATCCGCATTCGCGCCTATTCGCCTGTCGGCGCTGCGGGCGGGGCGCAGCCCGCCATGCTGTTCGCTCACGGCGGCGGCTGGTGTTTGGGATCGTTGGCGCTATACGACCAGCCTTGCCAGGCGCTGGCCAACGCCGCCGGGCGGGTGGTGTTGTCGGTGGACTACCGGTTGGCGCCGGAGCATCCGTTTCCGCGGCCGCTGGAGGACGTGTATCAGGCCCTGTGCTGGGTAGCCGAACAGGCGGCGTCGTTGGGGATAGACGCCGCGCGTCTGGCGATCGGCGGCGACAGCGCAGGCGGTAATCTGGCCGCGGCGGCAGCGCTGCTGGCCAGGGATCGCGGCGGCCCGCGCATTGAACATCAGCTGCTGCTGTACCCGGCGCTCAGCCGTGAGATGGCGACGGCCAGCTATCGGGAATTCGCCGAAGGCTACTTTTTGACGCGCGAGGCGATGGTTTTTTGCTGGCAAAACTACCTTGGCGCGCGGCGCGATCCGCTGGCCGAGCCTCTGCACGCCGCCTGTTTGGCCGGGCTGCCGCCGGCCATTATTGCCAGCTGCGAATACGATCCGCTGCGCGACGAGGCCGAACGCTATGCGCAACGGCTGCGTGAGGCGGGGGTGGCGGTACGTTGCGAACGGTTGGCGGGGATGGTGCACGCCTGCATGCACATGCTGGGGGTGACCCCGGCGGCGCGGCAGTTGTTCGCGCTGGCTGATTAA
- a CDS encoding alpha/beta fold hydrolase — translation MKQHENGSMPYGPEPEHAYVKVNGQRIHCAILGEGAPVLLIPGWPQTWYTWRHVMRALASAGFQAIAVDPPGIGDSDKPLGGYDTGSVAATLHAAMAQLGHSGYQLVGHDIGMWIGYAMASDFPAAVERLVLTEAVIPGLAPAPPIFVAPEENIFLWHFMFNQLADLPEALTLGRERQYLSYIFNRWSHRRDRVAAETYIAAYSAPGSLRAGFDYYRAIPETIRQNQLRAAARLAMPVMTIGAEHATGDAPFVTLRDNAHNLRGETIAGCGHFITEECHEAFIALLLPFLSGERDAA, via the coding sequence ATGAAACAGCACGAAAACGGGTCCATGCCGTATGGACCTGAGCCGGAACACGCCTATGTGAAAGTTAATGGCCAGCGCATACACTGCGCGATCCTCGGCGAAGGCGCGCCGGTGCTGCTGATCCCCGGTTGGCCGCAGACCTGGTACACCTGGCGCCATGTCATGCGCGCGCTGGCCTCGGCCGGGTTTCAGGCGATAGCGGTCGATCCGCCGGGCATCGGTGACTCGGACAAGCCGCTGGGCGGTTATGACACCGGCAGCGTGGCGGCGACCCTGCACGCGGCGATGGCGCAGCTGGGGCACTCAGGTTACCAACTGGTAGGGCACGATATCGGCATGTGGATCGGCTACGCCATGGCGAGCGACTTCCCGGCGGCGGTTGAGCGGCTGGTGCTGACCGAAGCGGTGATCCCCGGGTTGGCGCCGGCGCCGCCGATCTTCGTCGCGCCGGAGGAAAACATCTTCCTGTGGCACTTCATGTTCAACCAGCTGGCGGATTTGCCGGAAGCCCTGACCCTCGGACGGGAACGCCAGTACCTCAGCTATATCTTCAACCGTTGGTCGCATCGGCGCGATCGCGTGGCGGCGGAGACCTACATCGCCGCCTATTCGGCGCCCGGCAGCCTGCGCGCAGGGTTCGACTACTATCGCGCCATTCCGGAAACCATCCGGCAAAATCAGCTTCGCGCCGCGGCTCGCCTCGCTATGCCGGTGATGACCATCGGCGCGGAGCACGCCACCGGCGACGCGCCTTTCGTCACGCTGCGGGACAATGCGCACAACCTGCGTGGCGAGACGATTGCCGGCTGCGGCCATTTTATTACCGAAGAGTGTCATGAGGCGTTTATCGCGCTGCTTCTGCCGTTTCTGTCGGGAGAACGCGATGCCGCTTGA
- a CDS encoding sugar phosphate isomerase/epimerase family protein has protein sequence MKTIKGPSLHLAQFSDDAAPFNSLPAIAQWAAATGFKALQIPAWDRRLFDLATAAESQTYCDDVTGMLAEQGLEVSELTTHIFGQLMAVHPAYDALCDNFAPAQLHSNPQARGEWAREQLLLAARASARLGLSEMGTFSGSLAWPYLFPFPQRPAGLIDTAFDELAKRWLPVLDACEEQGVNLCYEIHPSEDLHDGVTFEMFHQRVGAHPRCQMLFDPSHFVLQQLNYLDFIDIYRDFIRMFHVKDAEFNPTGRQGIYGGYQSWADRAGRFRSLGDGQVDFRGIFSRLTQYGYEGWATLEWECCLKNPQDGAREGAAFIRERIINVTDKVFDDFAGAPVNQQQINALLGIR, from the coding sequence ATGAAAACCATAAAAGGCCCGAGCCTGCATCTTGCTCAATTTAGCGATGACGCCGCGCCGTTCAACAGCCTGCCGGCCATTGCCCAATGGGCCGCCGCCACCGGTTTTAAAGCCCTGCAAATCCCGGCCTGGGATCGGCGGCTGTTTGACCTGGCCACCGCGGCGGAAAGCCAAACCTACTGCGACGATGTTACCGGCATGCTGGCGGAACAGGGGCTGGAGGTCAGCGAGTTGACCACGCATATTTTCGGCCAGCTGATGGCGGTGCACCCGGCCTATGACGCACTGTGCGACAACTTCGCGCCGGCGCAGCTGCATAGCAACCCGCAGGCGCGCGGCGAATGGGCGCGCGAACAGCTGCTGCTGGCGGCGCGGGCTTCAGCCCGGCTCGGTTTGAGCGAAATGGGCACCTTCTCCGGTTCGCTGGCCTGGCCGTATTTGTTCCCGTTCCCGCAACGCCCTGCGGGGCTGATCGACACCGCGTTCGATGAACTGGCCAAACGCTGGCTGCCGGTGCTCGACGCCTGCGAGGAGCAGGGGGTGAACCTGTGCTATGAAATCCACCCCAGCGAAGATCTGCACGACGGCGTGACCTTTGAGATGTTCCACCAGCGGGTGGGCGCGCATCCGCGCTGCCAAATGCTGTTCGACCCGAGCCACTTTGTGCTGCAGCAGCTTAACTACCTGGATTTTATCGATATCTATCGGGATTTCATCCGCATGTTCCACGTCAAGGATGCCGAATTCAATCCGACCGGCCGCCAGGGCATCTATGGCGGTTATCAGTCATGGGCCGATCGCGCTGGCCGTTTCCGTTCGCTAGGCGACGGCCAGGTGGATTTCAGGGGGATCTTCTCCAGGTTGACGCAGTACGGCTATGAAGGCTGGGCGACGCTGGAGTGGGAATGCTGCCTGAAGAACCCGCAGGATGGCGCACGCGAAGGCGCGGCCTTTATCCGCGAGCGCATCATCAACGTCACCGACAAAGTATTCGACGACTTCGCCGGCGCGCCGGTTAACCAACAGCAAATCAACGCGCTGCTTGGCATCCGCTAA
- a CDS encoding TetR/AcrR family transcriptional regulator: MAGRPREFDREQALVKARDLFWRQGYEGTSMSDLVAELGIASARIYKAFGSKEQLFREAVARYESHEGGFADRAFSEETGVRAAFERMLNDAVQLYSRQDMPQGCMVVSSAASVSAENDGIKTWLAAHRLQRTQDIIGRLQRAVQNGELPADTDAEGLGDYFAAFLHGLSTQARDGVTKERLTAAVQIALKALG, translated from the coding sequence ATGGCAGGCAGACCACGCGAGTTCGATCGCGAACAGGCGTTAGTGAAAGCGCGGGATTTATTCTGGCGCCAGGGCTATGAAGGCACTTCGATGTCGGATCTGGTGGCCGAACTGGGCATCGCTTCCGCCCGCATCTACAAGGCATTCGGTTCCAAGGAGCAGCTGTTCCGCGAGGCCGTCGCCCGCTACGAAAGCCACGAAGGCGGCTTCGCCGATCGGGCGTTCAGCGAAGAAACCGGCGTGCGGGCGGCGTTCGAACGCATGCTGAATGACGCCGTGCAGCTGTACAGCCGCCAGGATATGCCGCAGGGGTGCATGGTAGTGTCTTCCGCCGCCAGCGTCAGCGCGGAAAACGACGGGATCAAGACCTGGCTGGCGGCGCATCGTTTGCAACGCACCCAGGACATTATCGGGCGGCTGCAGCGAGCGGTGCAAAACGGCGAGCTGCCGGCCGATACCGATGCCGAGGGCCTGGGGGACTACTTCGCCGCGTTCCTGCACGGTCTGTCGACACAAGCGCGTGACGGCGTCACAAAAGAACGCCTGACGGCGGCGGTGCAGATCGCGCTGAAGGCGCTGGGTTAA